In the Thermoanaerobacterales bacterium genome, GAACGTTCGGATGGACCAGCAGTTCGCGCAGTTCCGGGTTCATCATGCTGAGCATCTGATCCGGGGCCCCCGGCTCCATGATGAAGTAACATGGGGAGACACCCATGGCCTGAGCCAGCTTCTCCAAGGTCTTGAGCGAGGGTTGGACCTTTCCCTGTTCCACCTGCCCGATTAGTCCCGCGGTAACCCCCGCCAGGCGGGCCAGTTGAGCCTGCGTCATGCCGTATTCTTCGCGCAGCATGCGGAGTTTATGCCCAAGCGAGCCCTCGTTGCCGATGAGGACCAGCGCCGGCACGCCGAGTTCCTCTGCCAGCCGCTTAAGGGTCGCCAGCGAGGGATAGACCGCCCCCCGCTCGATTTCCGACAGGTAGGACACCGAAATCCCGGCCCGCTCGGCAAGGGCGGACAGGCTGAGGCCCTTTTCACCTCGAAGAACCCGGATCTTTTCCCCGATGGTCAAGCTCGCACCCCGCGGTTCCCCTTCGACCAGTTGGGCCTTGGTGACGTTAAGGGCCGCGGCCAGTTTCTCCAGACTCTTCAGCGAAGGGCGCTTTGAACCGCGTTCGATCTCGGAAAGGTAAGATAGCGACAGTTCAGCACGCCGTGCAAGTTCTTGCAGAGTATAGCCCCGTTCCTCGCGCAAGGCACGGACCTGTTCACCACGGATAATCACGTTGCGCTCGCTCTCCCGTCACACTGAAAATGTTTTTATTTTACTATCATTCTATAATAGTGGGACTTGAGTTGACAACCCGTCGCCGGCCCTCGCCCCGGGCTTCGGCGCGCAGGCCAATAAACGATCGGCGATCTCCCGGAAGACCGGACCGGCCGCCTC is a window encoding:
- a CDS encoding helix-turn-helix transcriptional regulator — translated: MIIRGEQVRALREERGYTLQELARRAELSLSYLSEIERGSKRPSLKSLEKLAAALNVTKAQLVEGEPRGASLTIGEKIRVLRGEKGLSLSALAERAGISVSYLSEIERGAVYPSLATLKRLAEELGVPALVLIGNEGSLGHKLRMLREEYGMTQAQLARLAGVTAGLIGQVEQGKVQPSLKTLEKLAQAMGVSPCYFIMEPGAPDQMLSMMNPELRELLVHPNVQAILGLVCNLNRKELQFVLNFIQMFKQSGLG